In Vigna unguiculata cultivar IT97K-499-35 chromosome 3, ASM411807v1, whole genome shotgun sequence, a single genomic region encodes these proteins:
- the LOC114177339 gene encoding uncharacterized protein LOC114177339 isoform X1 — MYGHPFPFRGGHGQPSPPPPPPHSANAPNPNTLFLQPSLPQYPLNVPNPTTAFFHQPPRSFSFPNTTRSFPQNPPPNPKLAIDHAERAAAAAFSAVLAAGGSVSSWEVSQTALSMLQVDSWNSLGIKMQQVPSLHRLMITEGKVNAFVHCFVGVRRITSLYDLEVAICKNEAVDNFEALGLGPLLQHPLVMHYFSLRSDVTQVFKITSEEIIQLLSEFLDASRSDKIIKVEQFLDFIAKQRLVKCKEWLGIRIQNLGMHISAIREARNSEQSTLEKCLKTLNLKIDKFGKRSLSSSQKKQLDERFNAITQRIECFSPVKKSFCGKHIRFMSSSSEDEDSDSSAPEQSNNIMGNQSNPSSQFTRSSERVSSCPYPSATEEMERLGVRNDMMGNSLVNSSLKNEFCQQPRKKRKFENVTSTRSAAYKLQKRKRLGRVVTPIHNGNKTDKTKVPINMEGNLSITNDSLHLFVTTWKEACLEHTVDEVFERMLQFYKVKHCGWRKIKKLFSSYPFVGLLNVAVSYIKSGMRNNMYDTFQDIIGNELSNSPTKRSSEYETIDVGPCQEKVPVITMDNIENAKCISSGDVVRKIGTYFDHDNEINRVSSDSLMQHRIMLLRKFCNCENWVAKEFGIQNFDSLGYGDFISFLVKHINQLPHELLELFDGDRCENFPFGACMSTNQLTTLVSQALSTLWENEIVTKQMVSILLTRQFPTIMFDVPPNGSLVNLLDAVQGHKSCVTSKCVVFSATITGKNYGESSSDRDNNWSEMTTDWSEMSHAKNNENVMAKNAIELFLKSPMLSDLSKWSHWDLRFAPFLGPLISWLLNDVNTQELLCLVTRDGKVIRLDHSASLDSFLEAALQGSSFQTAVHLLSLIALVGGEKYVPLSLLKCHACHAFEVMFRNSVEDVEVSDDGNGLYQSVEVLSKTKNLTEISNAKMGSEFSKHIDKVSKVASILSRFVLDCLGYLPEEFHSFASDLLLSGMQSVFKDSASAILCECTNIEQRFMLHEIGLSLGISEWINDYHSFISNNTSDIHCTQVSCVKDAKTDIKARGHDQYTLDKSPIPEANIEVTGTVDQEKPNQESNTCCLGNSFQNGADVDAPLLIESIRRDEFGLDSSLSDIDTSMLKKQHARLGRALHCLSQELYSQDSHFILELVQNADDNNYPENVEPTLTFILQDSGIVVLNNELGFSAQNMRALCDVGNSTKKGSNAGYIGKKGIGFKSVFRVTDAPEIHSNGFHVKFDISEGEIGFVLPTVIPPCDIGIFRRMASNDSKLYDDGSWKTCIMLPFRSHLLEGMALNSILTMFSDLHPSLLLFLHRLKCIRLRNMLNDTLIVMKKEILGDGIIKVSHGNEKMVWFVVSQKLQTNSIRFDVKTTEISMAFTLQESDNSYIPCSDQQPVFAFLPLRTYGLKFILQGDFVLPSSREEVDGDSPWNQWLLSEYPSLFVRAQREFCELPCFRTEPGKGISAFMSFVPLVGEVHGFFSSLPRLIISKLRMMNCLLVDGENSEWAPPCKVLRGWTEQVRDFISDNMLLEHLGLRYLNKNIVLSDALARALGIEDFGPNILVRLLSSLCHRKTNLISMGMSWLATYLNTLYLTMFNSSAAMSINFKMEDVCKNLQKIPFIPLSDGTYSSVDEGTIWLQSNILNPGFDDEHKIEAFPNVCAKLRTVSPSLFSTSSGTLSMNMIFLDNITQLLQGIGVQQLSAHELVKLHILPALSDETMANKNRMLMVEYVCFVMLHLNSTCSDCFTESNHIISEFRCKSLLLTNCGFKCPAETPIHFCTGFGNPVTPKLLADCVNMTWHEVDLIYLTHPVNESVSSAVMKWRNFFEKIGITDFAQIVQVDKSVVDIGDATFKQVMWDRGLISTESLVKDWESPEIVQLLSLLSKGGNLENCKYLLEVLDMLWDACYSNKTTGYFYPKSVGDGRPFKSTFICSLCDIQWVVSTMDTELHYPRDLFYDCETVRMILGDFAPYAVPKVKSERLVKDFGFKTRVTLGDILDVLKALRKSSKTPSKASITQMTKLYTFIWNEMASSKKKTMDDLMSGPFIFIPYSSVYDHNDAVCGTFVYPNEVYWHDSTGSVQQMKEFHPQCNSSYSPINKSLCNIYPSLHGFFVDECQVQEAPPLCSYIQILQQLSTVTLPSQAADKILQVFLKWADGLKSGLLSVEGVSYLKECLSKLEFPVLPTVQDRWVSLHPSFGLICWCDDKKLKKEFKHSENLDFLYFGELTDDCKEMVQEKISIVMKSFGIPAISEVVSREPIYYGHADSSSKKSLVNWALPYAQRYINKFHTDKYDQLKHSGFDILKHLKVVVVEKLFYRNVIKTCGSVSKRRVECSCLLQGNNFYTTKESDYHSLFLELSSLLLDRTSQLHMANFLHMITTMAESGSSEEQIEFFILNSQKVPKLPVEEPVWTLSSVSSLAESDNLKPSDHVPSVNEPIFQRRKTVVCPNWPPADWKTAPDFSYARTNGFKTKPAQISGFSEKKKDDISESIISPPYCAEQESLTVDWTIKEDPPANSVALVVNNNVNFEDQSGNLFEPSAFSIRADSDSVGLDEAIDESPDEAHFNLPAFCNRERLQTGTFDANQGKVTGRLGEFLACKYFVDKVGKTAVRWVNEINETGLPYDLVIGEDNNEEFIEVKATRSPKKDWFNISLREWQFANDRSESYSIAFVALMGNNVARITIFKDPVKLCQQGELQLAVMMPKQHKAFSVVS; from the exons ATGTACGGTCATCCTTTCCCTTTCCGAGGTGGCCATGGACAACCGTCACCACCGCCGCCACCGCCGCACTCCGCCAATGCTCCAAACCCTAACACGTTATTCCTGCAACCATCGCTGCCGCAGTATCCTCTAAATGTCCCCAATCCCACCACCGCCTTCTTTCATCAGCCACCGCGATCTTTCTCATTCCCCAACACCACTCGGTCTTTCCCTCAGAACCCGCccccaaaccctaaactcgCAATTGACCATGCTGAGCGCGCTGCAGCCGCCGCCTTCAGCGCCGTCCTCGCCGCTGGTGGCTCGGTCTCGTCATGGGAGGTCTCCCAGACCGCTCTGTCGATGCTCCAAGTCGATTCTTGGAACTCCTTGGGCATCAAAATGCAGCAAGTACCCTCCCTTCACCGCCTTATGATAACTGAAGGCaag GTGAATGCTTTTGTCCATTGCTTTGTTGGGGTCCGGAGGATCACTTCCTTGTATGATTTGGAAGTGGCAATATGCAAGAATGAGGCTGTTGATAACTTTGAAGCGCTAGGATTGGGACCTTTGTTGCAGCATCCTTTGGTTATGCATTATTTCTCCCTTCGCTCTGATGTCACCCAGGTGTTTAAGATAACGAGTGAGGAGATAATTCAACTTTTGAGTGAGTTTTTGGATGCTTCTAGAAGTGACAAAATTATTAAGGTTGAACAGTTTTTGGATTTTATTGCCAAGCAGCGATTGGTTAAATGCAAGGAATGGCTTGGGATTCGGATTCAGAACTTGGG AATGCATATATCTGCTATACGAGAAGCTAGAAATTCAGAGCAATCAACATTAGAGAAATGCTTGAAGACCTTAAATTTGAAGATTGATAAGTTTGGAAAGCgttctctctcttcctctcaGAAAAAACAGTTAGATGAACGTTTTAATGCCATTACTCAGCGCATTGAATGTTTTTCTCCTGTAAAAAAGTCTTTTTGTGGAAAGCATATAAGATTTATGTCATCAAGCTCCGAAGATGAAGATAGTGATTCTTCTGCACCTGAACAAAGTAACAACATTATGGGTAACCAGTCAAACCCATCATCACAATTCACTAGAAGTTCAGAACGAGTAAGTAGTTGTCCTTACCCATCTGCAACTGAAGAGATGGAACGACTTGGGGTGAGGAATGATATGATGGGGAACTCCCTTGTTAATAGCAGccttaaaaatgaattttgtcAACAAccaagaaagaaaaggaaatttgAAAACGTAACTTCTACAAGATCTGCTGCTTATAAGttgcaaaagagaaaaagaCTCGGACGTGTTGTAACCCCAATCCATAATGGTAACAAAACAGACAAAACCAAGGTACCAATCAATATGGAAGGAAATCTTTCAATCACTAATGATTCTTTGCACTTGTTTGTCACAACCTGGAAGGAGGCATGTTTGGAGCACACGGTTGATGAG GTTTTCGAGAGGATGCTTCAATTCTATAAAGTAAAACACTGTGGCTggaggaaaataaaaaaactgttCTCATCATATCCTTTCGTTGGGTTACTGAATGTTGCT GTTTCATATATCAAATCTGGAATGAGGAACAACATGTATGATACATTCCAAGATATCATTGGTAATGAATTAAGTAACTCCCCAACCAAGCGGTCTTCTGAATATGAGACTATCGATGTTGGACCATGCCAGGAGAAAGTGCCAGTCATAACAATGGATAACATAGAGAATGCAAAGT GTATTTCTTCTGGTGATGTCGTCAGAAAAATTGGAACTTATTTTGACCATGACAATGAGATAAATAGAGTTAGTAGCGACTCACTTATGCAACATAGAATTATGTTGTTGAGGAAGTTTTGCAACTGTGAAAATTGGGTGGCCAAGGAATTTGGTATTCAAAACTTTGATTCTCTTGGTTATGGAGATTTCATATCATTCCTGGTGAAGCACATTAACCAGTTGCCTCATGAGCTACTGGAGTTGTTTGATGGAGATAGATGTGAAAATTTCCCTTTTGGGGCCTGCATGTCTACAAATCAATTGACTACTCTAGTATCTCAGGCTCTTAGTACTTTGTGGGAGAATGAAATAGTAACCAAACAAATGGTATCCATACTGCTTACGAGGCAGTTCCCTACAATTATGTTTGATGTTCCTCCAAATGGTTCTCTAGTGAATCTGCTGGATGCTGTTCAGGGGCATAAATCTTGTGTGACTTCAAAATGTGTTGTATTTTCGGCAACTATTACAGGAAAAAACTATGGAGAGTCATCAAGTGATAGAGATAATAATTGGTCAGAAATGACTACTGATTGGTCTGAGATGAGCCACgcaaaaaacaatgaaaatgttATGGCAAAAAATGCTATTGAACTCTTTCTCAAGTCTCCAATGTTGTCTGATTTGAGCAAGTGGTCTCATTGGGATCTTAGGTTTGCTCCCTTTCTAGGCCCACTAATATCATGGTTGTTGAATGATGTAAATACCCAGGAATTGTTGTGTTTAGTTACCAGAGATGGAAAGGTGATACGGTTAGATCATTCTGCTTCCTTGGACTCTTTCCTGGAGGCCGCACTTCAAGGATCCTCTTTCCAAACTGCAGTGCATTTGCTGTCTCTGATCGCACTTGTAGGGGGGGAAAAATATGTGCCATTGTCACTTTTAAAATGCCATGCTTGTCATGCATTTGAAGTTATGTTCAGAAACTCTGTTGAAGATGTTGAAGTTAGTGATGATGGGAATGGTCTCTATCAGTCTGTGGAAGTATTAAGTAAAACAAAGAATTTAACTGAAATTTCAAATGCTAAAATGGGAAGTGAGTTTAGCAAACACATAGATAAAGTGAGTAAAGTTGCATCCATTCTGTCAAGGTTTGTGCTTGATTGTCTTGGTTACTTACCAGAAGAATTTCACAGTTTTGCTTCTGACTTGTTGCTTTCTGGGATGCAATCTGTTTTCAAGGATTCTGCTTCAGCTATTTTATGTGAATGCACCAATATCGAGCAACGTTTCATGCTTCATGAAATAGGATTATCTTTGGGTATTTCTGAATGGATCAATGATTACCATTCATTTATTTCAAACAACACCTCTGACATTCATTGTACTCAAGTTTCATGCGTAAAAGATGCCAAAACTGATATAAAAGCAAGGGGTCATGACCAATATACCTTGGATAAGTCTCCTATTCCTGAAGCAAATATTGAAGTCACTGGAACAGTTGATCAAGAAAAACCTAACCAGGAATCTAACACTTGCTGCCTTGgaaattcatttcaaaatggTGCAGATGTGGATGCTCCACTGCTTATTGAATCCATCAGGCGGGATGAATTTGGCCTAGATTCAAGTCTTTCTGATATTGATACTTCAATGTTGAAGAAGCAACACGCTCGGTTAGGGAGAGCACTGCATTGCCTTTCACAAGAACTATATTCTCAAGATTCACATTTTATTCTTGAGTTG GTTCAAAATGCAGATGACAATAATTATCCAGAAAATGTGGAACCAACTCTTACATTTATTCTTCAAGATTCTGGTATAGTTGTATTGAATAATGAGCTAGGTTTCTCTGCTCAAAATATGAGAGCACTTTGTGATGTTGGAAATTCAACAAAGAAAGGATCTAATGCTGGATACATAGGGAAAAAAGGCATTGGTTTCAAGTCTGTTTTCCGG GTCACAGATGCTCCAGAAATTCATTCCAATGGTTTTCATGTTAAATTTGACATTAGTGAAGGCGAGATTGGTTTTGTTTTGCCCACAGTAATACCTCCTTGTGATATTGGGATATTCAGGAGGATGGCATCTAATGATAGCAAATTGTATGATGATGGTTCCTGGAAAACATGCATTATGCTTCCATTCAGATCCCATCTATTAGAAGGAATGGCCTTGAATAGTATTTTGACTATGTTTTCAGATCTTCATCCTTCATTGTTACTTTTTCTTCATCGCCTCAAGTGTATCAGGTTGAGAAACATGCTTAATGATACGCTCAttgttatgaaaaaagaaattttaggAGATGGTATCATTAAGGTTTCTCATGGAAATGAGAAAATGGTGTGGTTTGTAGTATCCCAGAAGTTGCAAACAAATTCCATTCGCTTTGATGTGAAGACAACTGAAATCTCTATGGCATTTACTTTGCAGGAATCAGATAATAGTTACATTCCATGTTCAGATCAACAGCCTGTTTTTGCATTTCTTCCTTTAAGAACATATGGCCTGAAGTTTATTCTTCAAGGTGATTTTGTTCTTCCTTCATCTAGAGAGGAAGTTGATGGAGATAGTCCTTGGAATCAGTGGTTGCTGTCAGAGTATCCCAGTTTGTTTGTCAGAGCACAAAGAGAATTTTGTGAACTTCCCTGTTTTAGGACTGAGCCTGGAAAGGGAATTTCCGCCTTCATGAGTTTTGTTCCATTAGTGGGTGAAGTTCATGGTTTTTTCTCCAGTCTTCCTCGTTTGATTATTTCTAAATTGCGAATGATGAATTGCTTACTTGTGGATGGTGAAAATAGTGAGTGGGCTCCTCCATGTAAGGTATTGAGAGGCTGGACAGAGCAGGTGCGTGATTTTATTTCTGATAACATGCTTCTTGAACACCTTGGGCTTAGATAcctgaataaaaatatagtattGTCTGATGCATTAGCGAGGGCACTCGGCATTGAGGACTTTGGGCCTAACATCCTGGTTCGATTACTGTCATCTTTATGTCACAGAAAGACCAACCTTATATCTATGGGCATGAGTTGGCTAGCTACTTATCTAAACACTCTTTATTTAACAATGTTCAATTCATCTGCCGCTATgtcaatcaattttaaaatggaAGATGTTTGTAAAAATCTTCAAAAGATACCATTTATTCCACTTTCGGATGGTACATACAGCTCAGTGGATGAAGGCACTATATGGTTGCAATCCAATATCTTAAACCCAGGGTTTGACGATGAGCATAAAATTGAAGCTTTCCCTAATGTATGTGCTAAACTAAGGACTGTAAGTCCTTCCCTTTTCTCTACGTCTTCTGGTACTCTGAGCATGAATATGATTTTTTTGGACAATATTACCCAGTTACTTCAGGGTATTGGTGTTCAACAGCTGTCTGCACATGAATTAGTGAAGCTGCATATTTTACCTGCGTTGTCTGATGAAACAATGGCAAACAAAAATAGAATGTTAATGGTGGAATATGTATGTTTTGTAATGCTACACCTGAACTCCACCTGTTCTGATTGTTTTACTGAAAGCAATCATATAATATCCGAGTTTAGATGTAAATCTTTGTTATTGACAAATTGTGGTTTCAAGTGTCCTGCTGAGACACCAATTCATTTCTGTACTGGATTTGGGAATCCTGTTACTCCAAAATTGCTGGCTGATTGTGTAAATATGACGTGGCATGAGGTAGACCTAATCTATTTAACCCATCCAGTAAATGAATCAGTTTCATCTGCAGTGATGAAGTGGAGGaatttttttgagaaaattggcATCACTGATTTTGCTCAAATAGTTCAGGTGGACAAGAGTGTTGTTGATATTGGTGATGCCACATTTAAGCAGGTGATGTGGGATAGGGGTCTAATATCGACTGAATCATTAGTCAAAGACTGGGAATCCCCTGAAATAGTGCAATTATTGTCCTTGTTGTCTAAAGGTGGCAATcttgaaaattgtaaatatcTCTTGGAGGTTCTTGATATGTTATGGGATGCTTGCTACAGTAATAAAACAACGGGTTATTTTTATCCTAAATCTGTTGGGGATGGCCGTCCCTTTAAGTCTACATTTATATGCAGCTTGTGTGATATCCAGTGGGTGGTTTCAACCATGGATACAGAGCTACACTATCCTAGGGATTTGTTTTATGATTGTGAAACAGTCCGGATGATCCTAGGAGATTTTGCTCCGTATGCTGTTCCAAAG GTGAAAAGTGAAAGATTGGTAAAAGATTTTGGGTTTAAGACTAGGGTTACTCTTGGTGATATTTTGGACGTTCTTAAGGCCTTGAGAAAATCATCGAAGACTCCATCCAAGGCAAG CATAACACAAATGACCAAATTATATACGTTCATTTGGAATGAAATGGCATCTTCAAAGAAGAAAACTATGGATGACTTGATGTCTGGACCTTTCATATTTATACCATACTCATCTGTCTATGATCATAATGATGCTGTATGTGGGACGTTTGTGTATCCCAATGAAGTTTATTGGCATGATTCAACTGGTTCTGTTCAGCAAATGAAGGAGTTCCATCCTCAGTGCAACTCATCTTATTCCCCTATAAACAAGTCGTTATGCAATATTTACCCTTCTCTTCATGGTTTCTTTGTTGATGAGTGTCAAGTACAAGAGGCACCTCCTCTATGCAGCTATATTCAAATTTTGCAGCAGTTATCAACTGTCACTTTGCCTTCGCAAGCAGCAGATAAA ATTTTGCAAGTTTTTCTCAAGTGGGCAGATGGACTGAAGTCCGGTTTGCTTAGTGTTGAGGGTGTCAGTTATCTGAAAGAATGTCTTTCCAAATTAGAGTTTCCTGTGCTTCCCACTGTGCAAGATAGGTGGGTTTCGTTGCATCCTTCCTTCGGTCTCATCTGCTGGTGTGATGATAAGAAGTTGAAAAAGGAATTCAAACATTCTGAAAACCTGGACTTTCTCTATTTTGGAGAACTGACTGATGATTGTAAGGAAATGGTGCAAGAAAAAATTTCCATCGTCATGAAAAGCTTCGGTATTCCAGCTATCTCAGAG GTGGTATCTCGGGAACCAATATATTATGGTCATGCTGATTCTAGTTCAAAAAAGTCATTGGTAAACTGGGCTCTGCCATATGCGCAGCGCTACATTAATAAATTTCATACTGATAAATATGATCAACTTAAGCATTCTggttttgatattttgaaacatcTGAAAGTCGTTGTTGTTGAGAAGCTGTTCTACAGAAATGTTATAAAAACCTGTGGCAGTGTGTCGAAAAGACGAGTTGAATGTAGTTGTCTTTTGCAG GGCAACAATTTTTACACTACTAAAGAATCAGACTATCATTCATTATTCCTTGAGCTCTCTAGTTTATTATTAGATAGGACTTCTCAATTGCACATGGCAAATTTCCTTCATATGATAACAACCATGGCAGAATCTGGATCCTCTGAGGAGCAAAtagaatttttcattttgaatagCCAAAAAGTACCTAAACTTCCAGTTGAAGAACCTGTTTGGACTTTGTCTTCTGTTTCTTCACTTGCAGAGTCTGATAATTTGAAACCTTCAGATCACGTTCCATCAGTAAATGAACCGATCTTTCAAAGAAGGAAGACTGTAGTATGTCCCAACTGGCCACCTGCTGATTGGAAAACTGCACCAGATTTCAGTTATGCCCGGACCAATGGTTTCAAAACCAAACCAGCTCAGATTAGCGGCTTTTCGGAAAAGAAGAAGGATGATATTTCTGAAAGCATAATTTCCCCACCATATTGTGCTGAACAAGAATCACTTACTGTTGACTGGACCATTAAGGAAGATCCACCAGCAAATTCTGTGGCGCTAGTGGTGAATAATAATGTGAACTTTGAAGATCAATCGGGCAATCTTTTTGAGCCCTCTGCTTTTAGTATCCGTGCTGATTCTGATTCTGTGGGTTTGGATGAAGCTATAGATGAATCTCCGGATGAAGCTCATTTTAATTTGCCAGCTTTTTGCAACAGAGAACGACTACAAACTGGCACCTTTGATGCTAACCAGGGGAAGGTTACTGGCAGATTAGGTGAGTTTCTTGCATGCAAATACTTTGTTGACAAAGTTGGCAAGACTGCTGTAAGGTGGGTTAATGAAATTAATGAAACTGGACTTCCATATGATTTAGTCATTGGGGAAGATAACAATGAAGAGTTTATAGAAGTCAAAGCAACCAGGTCTCCAAAAAAAGACTGGTTCAACATATCTCTGAGAGAGTGGCAGTTTGCAAATGATAGAAGCGAATCTTATAGCATTGCATTTGTTGCATTAATGGGAAATAATGTCGCAAGGATCACCATATTCAAAGATCCAGTGAAGTTATGCCAACAAGGTGAGCTGCAATTGGCTGTTATGATGCCAAAACAACACAAGGCGTTCTCTGTTGTTTCATAG